From the genome of Latilactobacillus curvatus JCM 1096 = DSM 20019:
ATGTCAGCAAAGCCAACTTTCCCTTTCCCCCGTTTAGACATCATCCGCCCTGCAATTGTGACTTCTAGATTCTTAGCATCTAAATCGTCTTTTTCAATTGCTTCGAATTCACTGTGTAATTCCGCAGCCATATGTGTTCTATCAAAACGACTACCAAAAGGATCAATTCCTTCATCTTTTAACAATTGTAACTTTTCACGCCGGACCTTTAGTTGGTCGTTCATTTCTCTTTGATTATCTTTTTGTCCCAACTGACAATTCCTCCATACATTCAATTATCTACTAATGTTGATTTTAACACGAAAACACCAACATAAGGAACCTAATTTGCCATTCTCGCTTCGGTTTCTTCTACAAAGCGGTCTAAAATATCGCCAACGGCTTGTTCCGTTTCCACTTCGTTAACCGCCGCTTTGGTCTTAGCCGCACGAGGAATCCCTTTCAAGTAATAGGCAGCTTGTTGTCTGAATTCACGACAAGCCACATTTTCACCTTTAAGTTCGACTAAACGGTGTAATTGTAACTTGGCCGTTGCAATTTTTTCCCATGGGGTTGGTTCAGCAATCAATTCACCTGTTCGTAAGTAGGTTTCCACTTGGCTTAAAATCCATGGATTACCGAGCGCAGCCCGGCCAATCATGACAGCATCAGCACCCACTTCGTCTAGCATACGTTTAGCATCTTGTGGTGTCCGGACATCACCGTTACCCATAAATGGAATCGTTAATTCAGATTTAACCTGTTTTAAAATGTCCCAGTCTGCTTGCCCGGTGTACATTTGTTTCCGTGTCCGACCGTGCATTGCAAGTGCTGAAGCACCAGCACGTTCGGCAGCAAGTGCATTTTCAACAGCGAAAATATGATCTTCATCCCAGCCTGTCCGCATCTTAACCGTTACTGGCTTC
Proteins encoded in this window:
- the dusB gene encoding tRNA dihydrouridine synthase DusB — translated: MTWQIGDVTIPNQVVVAPMAGITNAAFRVTAKEFGAGLVVCEMISDRGIMHNNQKTMGMMFVDPNEHPVSIQIFGGSKDTLVEAAKFVDQHTQADIIDINMGCPVNKVVKTDAGARWLLDPNKVYEMVSYVTDAVKKPVTVKMRTGWDEDHIFAVENALAAERAGASALAMHGRTRKQMYTGQADWDILKQVKSELTIPFMGNGDVRTPQDAKRMLDEVGADAVMIGRAALGNPWILSQVETYLRTGELIAEPTPWEKIATAKLQLHRLVELKGENVACREFRQQAAYYLKGIPRAAKTKAAVNEVETEQAVGDILDRFVEETEARMAN